In one Alphaproteobacteria bacterium SS10 genomic region, the following are encoded:
- a CDS encoding DoxX family protein: MIKKLIGWHATLAQSLNHLEPFALLGARLVVARVFLLSGLAKWNGLFSFEPVTYDLFLYEFFCPEELRPGALILCEDVVEGTYSESMLWWIERFAELAGVMEIALPLLLIAGLFSRASAIGLLIMTLVIEFFVFPDAASFWGSHVWWGIAALIVIARGPGLLSLDALFGLDRPKGTRIDQEVTDKTDEAGA, translated from the coding sequence ATGATCAAAAAGCTAATCGGTTGGCATGCCACCCTCGCCCAATCCCTGAACCACCTTGAGCCATTCGCCCTGCTTGGTGCCAGGTTGGTTGTTGCCCGGGTGTTTCTGCTGTCTGGACTGGCCAAGTGGAACGGCTTGTTCTCATTTGAACCAGTTACCTATGACCTTTTTCTTTATGAGTTTTTCTGCCCTGAAGAGCTGCGTCCAGGTGCCCTGATCCTTTGTGAGGATGTGGTTGAAGGCACCTATAGCGAGAGTATGCTGTGGTGGATTGAGCGGTTCGCCGAGCTGGCAGGCGTGATGGAAATTGCCCTGCCCTTGCTGCTCATCGCCGGGCTGTTCAGCCGCGCCTCCGCCATTGGGCTACTGATCATGACCTTGGTCATTGAGTTCTTTGTCTTCCCCGACGCCGCCAGCTTCTGGGGCAGCCATGTTTGGTGGGGAATTGCCGCCCTTATCGTGATTGCGCGGGGGCCTGGCCTCCTGTCACTTGATGCCCTGTTTGGCCTAGACCGGCCAAAGGGCACCAGAATCGACCAAGAAGTCACTGATAAGACTGATGAAGCGGGCGCCTAA
- a CDS encoding succinate dehydrogenase assembly factor 2, whose translation MTDAQPETVSADEARDIRRRQLRYRSWKRGTKEMDLLMGNFADAYLDGFSDEELDQFEWLLRENDPDLYNWFVGVSQPPADYENPMLARFLAFDYKPDPR comes from the coding sequence ATGACCGATGCCCAACCAGAGACCGTCTCCGCCGACGAGGCCCGTGATATCCGCCGCCGCCAACTTCGCTATCGCAGTTGGAAGCGTGGAACGAAGGAGATGGACCTGCTCATGGGCAACTTCGCTGATGCCTATCTAGACGGGTTCAGTGACGAAGAACTCGATCAATTTGAATGGCTTCTGCGGGAGAATGATCCCGATCTCTACAATTGGTTCGTGGGCGTATCCCAGCCGCCTGCCGATTATGAGAATCCAATGCTCGCCCGCTTCCTCGCTTTCGACTATAAGCCCGATCCCCGGTAA
- a CDS encoding DUF2282 domain-containing protein: protein MSKPTLLASSLAAGALLAAAATAGTADAKPNGQLSLTGGAPAAVAEKFEAWVDGNSLSGRKDKCYGISLAGENDCKAGAGTSCQGTSTIDFQGNAWTYAPKGSCEFIETPHGPASLKPLDRNNPA, encoded by the coding sequence ATGTCGAAACCTACCCTACTTGCCTCATCTCTCGCTGCTGGCGCCCTACTCGCCGCCGCGGCAACCGCTGGCACGGCTGACGCTAAGCCGAATGGCCAACTATCATTGACCGGTGGTGCACCAGCCGCCGTGGCTGAGAAGTTTGAAGCCTGGGTCGATGGCAATTCGCTCTCTGGCCGGAAGGACAAGTGCTACGGCATCTCTCTGGCTGGTGAGAATGATTGTAAAGCTGGTGCTGGCACAAGCTGCCAAGGCACCTCCACCATCGATTTCCAAGGCAACGCCTGGACCTATGCACCGAAAGGGTCTTGCGAGTTTATTGAAACGCCACATGGACCGGCCTCATTGAAGCCGCTGGACCGCAACAACCCAGCCTAA
- the mfd gene encoding transcription-repair coupling factor: MSQTLHAAKEDDLADDDGSDLIGTLIFGAPSGHDARVLADLARDRVGGLVHIALDDTRTALLEELLAFFAPDVEVITFPAWDCLPYDRVSPKMEIVGQRIDALNRLNRDVPKGKSRLLLTTVNAILQKVPPRDAFEEASLTVEVGGRLDPDHLQRFLARNGYARAHTVREPGEYAIRGGIVDLYPPAADGPIRIDLFGDDVESIRLFDPVTQRTTDKLKEAVLVPITELFLDEPSIERFRTGYRALFGAVNDDDLLYEAISEGRKHPGMEHWLPLFYERLDTVLDYVPSAGISFDAQAVAAHRSRLEQIEDFFDARQTMMESRGKGDSSPGVLYRPVPTERLFLTDGGFERALEGRDTFQLAKTGASAEAEHSADGVGSGGRKGRDFGDIRALPDGNVFSALLEHAEAQLKAGRRFLLAAYSHGSLDRLRALMIDHELPEPLNVDSWAEAEKAKPDQWMAAILGLETGFESEDLTVVTEQDLLGDRLTRRRKRRRRSDKFLLEVGGLSEGDLLVHAEHGIGRFEGLETLDVGGAPHDCLRMIYDGGDKLFVPVENIDVLSRFGSDEAVSALDKLGGAGWQARRARVKKRLMDMAEELVRIAAARELRQAPPISPPAGAYDEFSARFPYDETDDQLMAIEDTLGDLSKGKPMDRLVCGDVGFGKTEVAQRAAYTVAMAGQQVAIVVPTTLLARQHYQNFKDRFAGLPLKVAQLSRLVSAKEAKEVKEGLADGTVDIVIGTHALLAKSISFDRLGMLVVDEEQRFGVRQKERLKQMREDIHVLTLTATPIPRTLQLSLTGVRDLSLITTPPVDRLAVRTFVLPFDSVIIREALMREHFRGGQSFYVCPRIEDLDRVARRIREMAPELRLIMAHGQMAPAALEDVMEAYDRGEYDVLLATNIIEAGLDIPNANTLIVHRADMFGLAQLYQIRGRVGRSKVRGYAYMTYPADRKLTAIAEKRLQVLETLDTLGAGFNLASYDMDIRGAGNLLGEAQSGHIKEVGIELYQQMLREAVEEARNGGAGAEGAAKWTPQINLGMPVLIPKAFVQDLNVRLSLYRRLGDLVADEDIDNFAAEMVDRFGKLPTEVENLLAVVRIKALCRIANVAKVDAGPKGAIVAFHQDKFEKVDKLMEYLNKQRGLVKMRPDQRLVFIRAWEDRGQRLAGTKRVLQELADMAVG, encoded by the coding sequence ATGTCGCAAACCCTTCATGCCGCCAAAGAAGATGATTTGGCCGATGATGATGGCTCTGACCTGATTGGTACCCTGATTTTTGGGGCACCTTCGGGTCATGATGCGCGTGTTCTGGCCGATCTGGCCCGGGATCGGGTTGGTGGCCTGGTCCATATTGCCCTTGATGATACCCGAACGGCGCTGTTGGAAGAGCTATTGGCCTTCTTCGCACCGGATGTTGAGGTCATCACCTTTCCGGCTTGGGACTGTCTGCCCTATGACCGTGTTTCCCCGAAGATGGAGATTGTTGGTCAACGGATCGACGCGCTTAACCGTCTGAACCGCGACGTGCCAAAGGGCAAATCGCGGCTGCTTCTGACAACCGTCAACGCCATTCTCCAAAAGGTTCCGCCACGCGATGCGTTTGAGGAGGCGAGCCTGACCGTTGAGGTTGGTGGCCGCCTTGACCCCGACCATTTACAGCGGTTTCTGGCCCGAAACGGCTATGCCCGCGCCCATACGGTCCGTGAGCCGGGTGAGTATGCCATTCGGGGCGGCATTGTAGATCTGTACCCACCTGCCGCTGATGGGCCGATCCGGATCGATCTGTTCGGCGATGATGTTGAGAGCATCCGCCTCTTCGATCCCGTCACTCAACGGACCACGGATAAGCTGAAGGAGGCTGTCCTGGTCCCGATCACTGAGCTGTTTCTTGATGAACCATCGATTGAGCGCTTCCGGACCGGCTATCGCGCCCTGTTCGGTGCTGTCAACGATGATGACCTGCTCTATGAGGCGATAAGCGAGGGCCGCAAACATCCGGGCATGGAGCATTGGCTGCCGCTGTTTTATGAGCGACTGGACACGGTTCTCGACTACGTGCCTAGCGCTGGGATCAGCTTTGATGCCCAGGCCGTGGCTGCGCACCGCTCGCGCTTAGAGCAGATCGAAGACTTCTTCGATGCCCGACAAACAATGATGGAAAGCAGGGGGAAGGGTGATAGTTCCCCGGGCGTGCTCTACCGGCCGGTGCCGACCGAGCGCCTATTCCTAACCGATGGCGGTTTTGAGCGTGCCCTTGAAGGGCGTGACACCTTCCAACTGGCAAAAACGGGGGCCAGTGCCGAGGCTGAACACAGCGCTGACGGCGTCGGCAGTGGCGGCCGCAAGGGACGTGACTTTGGCGACATTCGCGCCCTGCCAGATGGTAATGTTTTCAGTGCCCTACTTGAGCATGCTGAAGCTCAATTGAAGGCTGGTCGACGGTTCCTATTGGCCGCCTATAGCCATGGTTCCTTAGATCGCCTCCGCGCGCTCATGATCGATCATGAGTTACCAGAACCGCTTAACGTGGACAGTTGGGCCGAAGCCGAGAAGGCGAAGCCAGACCAATGGATGGCCGCCATTCTGGGCCTTGAGACCGGTTTTGAGAGTGAAGACCTCACCGTCGTCACCGAACAAGACCTGCTCGGTGATCGGCTAACCCGTAGACGGAAGCGCCGGCGCCGTTCTGACAAGTTCCTGCTGGAGGTTGGTGGGCTTAGTGAGGGAGACCTGCTTGTCCACGCCGAGCATGGCATCGGTCGGTTTGAAGGGCTTGAGACCCTGGATGTTGGTGGTGCCCCACACGATTGCCTCCGCATGATCTATGACGGTGGCGACAAACTGTTCGTTCCCGTTGAAAATATTGATGTTCTAAGTCGCTTTGGCTCCGATGAGGCGGTATCCGCCCTTGATAAGCTTGGTGGTGCCGGTTGGCAGGCACGCCGGGCGCGGGTCAAGAAGCGCCTGATGGATATGGCGGAGGAGTTGGTGCGCATCGCAGCCGCTCGCGAACTTCGCCAGGCTCCACCGATCAGTCCACCAGCTGGCGCTTATGACGAGTTCTCCGCCCGGTTCCCCTATGATGAGACCGATGACCAGTTGATGGCCATTGAGGACACGCTTGGTGACCTCTCAAAAGGCAAGCCCATGGACCGGTTGGTCTGCGGTGATGTTGGTTTTGGCAAAACTGAGGTTGCGCAGCGGGCCGCCTATACCGTGGCCATGGCCGGGCAACAGGTTGCCATCGTGGTGCCAACCACGCTTCTAGCCCGTCAGCACTATCAGAACTTTAAAGATCGCTTTGCCGGTTTGCCATTGAAGGTGGCGCAGCTATCCCGTCTGGTTTCTGCCAAAGAAGCCAAAGAGGTGAAGGAGGGGCTGGCTGACGGCACCGTCGATATCGTCATCGGCACCCATGCGCTTCTAGCCAAATCAATCAGCTTTGATCGCCTAGGCATGTTGGTGGTGGATGAAGAGCAGCGCTTTGGTGTCCGGCAGAAGGAACGCCTTAAGCAGATGCGTGAGGACATTCACGTCCTGACACTGACCGCGACGCCGATCCCCAGAACACTCCAGCTCTCGCTCACAGGTGTTCGTGATCTCAGCTTGATTACCACGCCACCGGTGGATCGCTTGGCGGTTCGGACCTTCGTCCTGCCGTTTGATAGCGTGATTATCCGGGAAGCTTTGATGCGAGAGCATTTCCGGGGAGGTCAATCCTTCTATGTCTGCCCAAGGATTGAGGATTTGGACCGGGTTGCCCGCCGTATTCGGGAAATGGCGCCGGAGCTTCGGTTGATTATGGCCCATGGTCAGATGGCGCCTGCCGCCCTTGAGGATGTGATGGAGGCCTATGATCGCGGTGAATATGACGTGCTCTTGGCGACCAACATTATTGAGGCTGGGCTCGACATTCCGAATGCCAACACGCTGATCGTCCACCGGGCCGACATGTTTGGCCTGGCGCAGCTGTATCAGATCCGGGGACGGGTAGGCCGTTCCAAGGTCCGAGGCTATGCCTATATGACCTATCCGGCTGATCGGAAGCTCACCGCGATTGCTGAGAAACGCCTGCAAGTCCTTGAAACCCTGGATACATTGGGTGCTGGCTTTAACCTCGCCAGCTATGACATGGATATTCGTGGGGCCGGTAACCTGCTGGGTGAGGCGCAGTCAGGCCACATCAAAGAGGTGGGGATCGAACTCTACCAGCAGATGCTGCGCGAGGCGGTTGAAGAGGCCCGCAATGGTGGCGCTGGGGCGGAGGGTGCCGCTAAATGGACGCCGCAGATCAATCTGGGCATGCCGGTCTTGATCCCTAAAGCATTCGTTCAGGATTTGAATGTCCGCCTATCTCTGTACCGGCGGCTTGGTGACCTTGTGGCTGATGAGGATATCGACAATTTTGCTGCTGAAATGGTGGACCGGTTTGGCAAGCTACCGACCGAGGTTGAGAACCTGCTCGCCGTGGTTCGTATCAAGGCCCTGTGCCGGATTGCCAATGTGGCCAAGGTGGATGCCGGACCAAAAGGTGCCATTGTCGCCTTCCATCAGGATAAGTTCGAGAAGGTCGATAAGCTGATGGAATACCTAAATAAACAGCGTGGCCTGGTGAAGATGCGGCCGGATCAACGTCTAGTGTTTATCCGGGCATGGGAAGATCGCGGGCAACGCCTTGCTGGCACGAAGCGTGTGCTGCAGGAACTTGCTGATATGGCTGTGGGTTAA
- a CDS encoding DsbA family oxidoreductase: protein MLIEIFADVVCPWCYIGKRRLDRALDARGNSAADLRWLPFQLNPDMPAEGMDRFAYLSLKFGSRERALQVLTMLEQTAERDGIGLNLDLIRRTPNTVDAHRLVRFADRNGKASAMVDKLFDGYFVEGLDTGDLGVLAGLAEELGMDRPEVEAFLDSDDERAAVRSSDINARRLGVHAVPCFIVDQQYAIAGAHDPETFAPLFDLSSLDQMASLETVGASIGTGHSSA from the coding sequence ATGTTGATCGAAATCTTCGCAGATGTGGTGTGCCCGTGGTGCTATATCGGGAAACGCCGATTGGACCGTGCCCTAGATGCACGGGGCAATAGTGCTGCCGATTTGCGTTGGTTGCCGTTTCAACTGAACCCAGACATGCCCGCGGAGGGTATGGACCGCTTTGCCTATCTAAGTCTGAAGTTCGGCAGCCGGGAACGTGCGCTCCAGGTTCTGACCATGCTGGAGCAAACGGCAGAGCGTGACGGCATTGGCCTTAATCTCGACCTTATCCGCCGAACCCCGAACACCGTCGATGCCCATCGCCTGGTCCGCTTCGCTGACCGTAATGGCAAGGCATCGGCCATGGTGGACAAACTATTCGATGGCTACTTTGTTGAGGGCCTGGACACTGGTGATTTAGGCGTCCTGGCTGGCCTGGCCGAGGAGTTGGGCATGGACCGCCCAGAGGTCGAAGCCTTTCTAGACAGCGATGATGAACGGGCTGCGGTGCGCAGCTCAGACATCAATGCCCGGCGTTTAGGCGTTCACGCGGTGCCCTGCTTCATTGTGGATCAGCAATATGCCATTGCCGGCGCGCATGACCCGGAGACCTTCGCACCCCTATTTGATCTCTCCTCATTGGATCAGATGGCGAGCCTCGAAACCGTTGGCGCGTCAATCGGCACCGGCCATAGCTCCGCTTAA
- a CDS encoding putative DNA-binding domain-containing protein codes for MPSPLSAHFEQISAFIDGKAGSESLSDLMAGGVDPGPKALIYRNSSVMAGVDALRSNYPAVAMVMGDAFFQAMARAYVDKHRNASRSLVGFGDTLPDFITDAEAEHKLPWLSDLARLDRGWLLAHLAPEQTPLDPRKVAEMGGRGLDGALLDLADHVHLIDIGYGLYDLWLQLRAGQAPEATQEVATEAITVLAWRFDQEVQSRPLTPSETAFLRCLKQELSISAALDLALADDPALEPQTLFAATLSAGLFTDIRLPTEQS; via the coding sequence ATGCCCTCGCCTCTTAGTGCCCATTTTGAACAGATCAGTGCGTTCATTGATGGCAAAGCTGGATCTGAGAGTCTTAGTGACCTTATGGCTGGTGGTGTCGATCCCGGTCCTAAAGCCCTGATTTACCGGAACTCTAGCGTTATGGCCGGTGTGGACGCGCTGCGCTCCAACTATCCCGCCGTCGCCATGGTGATGGGCGATGCCTTCTTTCAGGCTATGGCCCGGGCCTATGTCGATAAGCATCGGAATGCCAGCCGTAGCCTTGTCGGGTTTGGCGATACGCTGCCGGATTTCATCACCGATGCCGAGGCTGAACACAAACTGCCATGGCTCAGCGATCTCGCTCGGCTAGATCGTGGCTGGCTTCTGGCCCATCTAGCACCAGAGCAGACACCATTAGATCCTCGAAAAGTCGCAGAAATGGGCGGCCGGGGGCTCGATGGCGCCTTGTTGGATCTGGCAGACCACGTTCACCTAATCGATATAGGCTATGGCCTTTACGATCTGTGGCTCCAACTGCGTGCTGGGCAAGCACCTGAGGCAACTCAAGAAGTAGCGACAGAGGCGATAACCGTCCTGGCCTGGCGATTTGATCAGGAAGTGCAGTCGCGACCGCTAACGCCGTCAGAAACGGCCTTTCTGCGTTGCTTAAAGCAAGAGCTGTCGATCAGTGCAGCGCTAGACCTAGCCTTGGCCGACGATCCTGCCCTCGAGCCACAGACACTATTCGCCGCCACGCTGTCAGCCGGCCTGTTCACCGATATCCGACTACCCACCGAACAATCATAA
- a CDS encoding SDR family oxidoreductase codes for MNSDKYYPNLEGRHAIVTGASSGLGRHFASTLANHGAGVTLAARRVERLEALRDDIIDAGGQADLIELDVTDTDAIGERLGRHTDQFGVPDILINNAGTAVTKRAINHEEGDWDHVMDTNLKGLFFVAKHFASAASQAVKDGKRPEASIVNIASIVGLRPASHVLAYAVAKAGVVQLTKCLALEWVRHGIRVNAIAPGYIKTELNEAFFEGEAGQKLIDRIPQRQLGEASDLDGLLLLLVDGDRGRFMTGGIYPADGGHLIQSL; via the coding sequence ATGAATTCAGACAAGTACTATCCGAATCTGGAAGGGCGCCATGCAATTGTTACTGGCGCGTCATCGGGTTTAGGCCGGCACTTTGCCAGCACTCTAGCGAACCACGGCGCGGGGGTAACCTTGGCCGCTCGGCGTGTAGAACGGCTGGAAGCCTTACGAGATGATATTATCGATGCTGGTGGTCAGGCAGACCTTATCGAGTTGGATGTTACGGACACTGACGCCATCGGGGAGCGGCTAGGCCGTCATACCGATCAGTTCGGCGTCCCGGATATTCTGATCAATAACGCCGGGACCGCGGTCACCAAGAGGGCCATCAATCATGAAGAGGGTGATTGGGACCATGTCATGGATACCAATCTGAAGGGCCTGTTCTTTGTTGCGAAGCATTTCGCCAGCGCTGCCAGCCAGGCGGTTAAGGATGGTAAGCGGCCTGAAGCATCGATCGTTAACATCGCCTCAATCGTTGGTTTGCGCCCGGCTAGCCATGTTCTGGCCTATGCCGTTGCCAAGGCTGGCGTTGTTCAACTGACCAAGTGCTTGGCCCTAGAGTGGGTCCGCCACGGTATTCGCGTTAACGCAATCGCGCCCGGCTACATTAAGACCGAGTTGAATGAAGCCTTCTTCGAGGGTGAGGCTGGTCAGAAACTTATCGATCGGATCCCGCAGCGACAATTGGGCGAGGCCAGTGATCTGGACGGCCTATTGCTCCTGTTGGTTGATGGGGACCGTGGGCGTTTCATGACCGGCGGCATTTACCCCGCCGATGGTGGGCATCTGATCCAATCGCTTTAA
- a CDS encoding DUF692 domain-containing protein, with the protein MTTATPPDPVFGLPAHAGIGLKPDHYRDVLDHQDASLWVEVHPENYMVDGGPRLDWLDAIRQNRALSLHGVGASLGSLDPYDQQHINGLRSLIDRYEPEQVSEHAAWCSHDGNYYADLLPLPRTDEARQHLINRVTEFQELIGRQILIENPTNYLDFAHEIIEPDFLCDVARSAGCGVLLDVNNVWISANNVGLDPHGYIKALPADLVGEIHIAGHEEDPNLGAAMLIDSHNAPVAEGVWDLLEVALEHLGPKPVLVERDSNIPAFTELLAERDRAEQAIKTIDPNRPAHALAS; encoded by the coding sequence ATGACCACGGCAACCCCACCTGACCCAGTCTTTGGCCTGCCAGCCCATGCGGGTATCGGCTTAAAGCCAGATCACTATCGCGATGTTCTAGATCATCAGGATGCATCGCTCTGGGTTGAGGTTCATCCCGAAAACTACATGGTTGATGGCGGTCCACGCCTGGATTGGCTCGATGCCATCCGCCAAAATCGCGCCCTAAGCCTCCATGGTGTTGGGGCATCACTGGGTAGTCTGGATCCCTACGATCAACAGCATATCAATGGCTTACGCAGCCTTATTGATCGTTATGAGCCAGAGCAGGTTTCCGAGCACGCGGCTTGGTGTAGCCATGACGGCAACTACTACGCCGATCTGCTGCCCTTGCCGAGAACGGATGAGGCACGCCAGCACCTCATCAATCGCGTCACCGAGTTTCAAGAGCTCATCGGCAGACAAATTCTTATTGAGAACCCGACGAACTATCTCGATTTCGCCCATGAGATCATTGAGCCGGATTTCCTGTGCGATGTGGCGAGATCCGCCGGGTGCGGCGTCCTGCTAGACGTGAACAATGTCTGGATCAGCGCCAACAATGTCGGCCTCGACCCCCATGGCTATATCAAGGCGCTACCGGCTGATTTGGTTGGCGAAATCCATATCGCTGGACATGAAGAAGACCCCAATTTAGGTGCGGCTATGCTGATCGACAGCCACAACGCACCGGTTGCCGAGGGTGTCTGGGACCTGCTGGAGGTTGCCCTGGAGCACTTGGGCCCCAAGCCTGTCCTTGTCGAACGGGATAGCAACATTCCAGCCTTTACCGAACTCCTCGCCGAGCGTGATCGGGCGGAACAAGCGATCAAAACCATCGATCCCAATAGGCCAGCCCATGCCCTCGCCTCTTAG
- the recG gene encoding ATP-dependent DNA helicase RecG produces the protein MRPRILYPLFEQVERLRGIGPRLAKLVGKAAGGERIIDLLFHLPTGVIDRRRVVTIPEAPDGEIATLILSIGRHHRNPRRGIPYRVEASDEAGLITLIFFNARGDYLERELPEGGGKRLVSGKVEWRHGKAQMVHPDIIAAPEELDKIATLEPVYGLTAGLSNKVMGKAMADALSRVPNFPDWLPAGIQARESWPETKTALLQLHGEDSEGPVTSDQAPARQRLAYDELLADQLALALVRHQQKRARGRSLPPAGPLREKVLGTLPFALTGAQSRAMAEIDKDLGEDVRMLRLIQGDVGSGKTIVGFLTALRAIEAGYQAAMMAPTELLARQHLETMAPWAEAAGITLALLTGKIDQRARRARDGALADGTIQLAVGTHALFQDKVEFNRLGLVIVDEQHRFGVGQRLALGAKGQQVDMLVMTATPIPRTLSMTQYGDMDVSILDEKPPGRQPITTRAVTDDRLMDVVGRLKQATAQGERAYWVCPLVEDSEKSDMVAAEARAETLRDAMPGQVGLVHGRMDTEEKDRVVAAFAAGEISVLVATTVIEVGINVPEATIMVIEDANRFGLAQLHQLRGRVGRGDKPSSCLLLYKRSAGKTAQERLKILRDTDDGFEIAEADLLIRGAGEMLGTRQAGMPGFRIADLEHHKELLQTAHQDARLIVSQDPELTGERAEALRTLLYLFERDAAIRFMRSG, from the coding sequence ATGCGGCCCCGCATCCTCTACCCCTTATTTGAGCAAGTTGAGCGCCTGCGTGGTATTGGCCCACGCCTGGCCAAGCTTGTCGGTAAGGCAGCGGGTGGAGAGCGGATCATCGACCTGCTGTTTCACCTGCCTACTGGCGTTATCGACCGCCGACGCGTCGTAACGATCCCAGAGGCGCCCGATGGTGAGATTGCGACCCTAATTCTGAGTATAGGACGCCATCATCGCAACCCACGAAGGGGCATTCCCTACCGTGTTGAGGCAAGCGATGAGGCAGGATTGATTACCCTGATCTTCTTCAACGCCCGAGGTGACTATCTAGAGCGGGAGCTGCCCGAGGGTGGCGGCAAGCGATTGGTATCCGGAAAGGTTGAGTGGCGCCACGGCAAGGCCCAGATGGTGCACCCTGATATCATCGCCGCACCAGAAGAGCTTGATAAGATTGCCACTCTTGAGCCCGTCTACGGCCTAACCGCCGGGCTAAGCAACAAAGTCATGGGCAAGGCCATGGCTGATGCTCTCTCTCGTGTGCCCAATTTTCCGGACTGGCTTCCTGCTGGCATTCAGGCACGGGAGAGCTGGCCAGAGACCAAGACAGCCCTTCTGCAACTGCATGGTGAGGATAGCGAGGGCCCGGTCACCAGTGACCAAGCACCAGCACGGCAGCGCCTCGCCTATGATGAACTACTGGCCGACCAACTGGCCCTCGCCCTCGTCAGGCATCAACAGAAGCGTGCCAGGGGCCGCTCATTGCCGCCAGCAGGCCCGCTGCGTGAAAAGGTCCTCGGCACCCTTCCCTTTGCCCTGACTGGCGCCCAGAGCCGCGCCATGGCCGAGATCGATAAGGATCTTGGTGAGGATGTTCGCATGCTGCGCCTGATCCAGGGGGATGTGGGCAGCGGCAAAACCATTGTCGGGTTCCTTACTGCCCTCCGCGCGATTGAGGCGGGTTATCAGGCCGCCATGATGGCACCAACCGAACTGCTAGCCCGGCAGCATCTTGAGACCATGGCCCCCTGGGCCGAGGCCGCTGGGATTACCCTTGCGCTGTTAACCGGCAAGATAGATCAGCGGGCCCGCAGAGCACGAGACGGTGCCCTGGCTGACGGCACTATTCAATTGGCCGTCGGCACCCATGCCCTGTTTCAGGATAAGGTTGAGTTCAACCGCTTAGGCCTTGTTATTGTTGATGAACAGCACCGTTTTGGTGTTGGTCAGCGACTGGCTTTGGGCGCCAAGGGACAGCAGGTGGATATGCTGGTCATGACGGCAACGCCGATCCCGCGCACCCTCTCCATGACCCAATATGGCGATATGGACGTCTCGATCCTGGATGAGAAGCCGCCAGGTCGACAGCCAATTACCACTCGGGCCGTTACCGATGATCGGCTGATGGATGTGGTTGGACGGCTGAAACAGGCCACAGCGCAGGGTGAACGGGCCTATTGGGTCTGTCCGCTGGTTGAGGATTCTGAGAAGTCGGACATGGTTGCTGCGGAGGCCCGCGCCGAAACCCTTCGCGACGCCATGCCGGGCCAGGTTGGTCTGGTCCATGGCCGCATGGATACCGAAGAGAAAGACCGGGTTGTTGCCGCCTTCGCCGCCGGCGAGATCAGCGTCTTAGTAGCCACCACGGTGATTGAGGTTGGCATCAATGTGCCGGAAGCGACAATCATGGTGATCGAAGATGCCAACCGCTTTGGCTTGGCCCAGCTACACCAATTGCGCGGTCGCGTTGGCCGCGGGGATAAACCGTCTAGCTGTCTGCTGCTTTATAAGCGTTCAGCGGGCAAAACCGCCCAGGAGCGGCTTAAAATCCTGCGCGATACGGATGATGGTTTTGAGATTGCCGAGGCGGATCTGCTGATCCGCGGGGCTGGTGAAATGCTGGGTACAAGACAGGCCGGCATGCCAGGGTTCCGCATTGCCGATCTGGAGCATCATAAAGAGCTGCTGCAGACGGCCCATCAAGATGCCCGCCTGATAGTCTCCCAAGACCCAGAACTGACCGGTGAGCGCGCAGAAGCCCTGCGCACCCTGCTCTACCTGTTTGAGCGAGATGCGGCGATCCGCTTCATGCGGTCAGGTTAG